A window of Rubricoccus marinus contains these coding sequences:
- a CDS encoding NAD(P)/FAD-dependent oxidoreductase translates to MHIAIVGNGITGVTASRVVRRRHPDWRITVISDEAPTHYARTAWMYVYMGHLTREHTQPYAEHFWTDNRIERVHDRVTHLDARGKTLRLQKGGPLAWDRLLLATGSIPAFYGWPGQDLAGIQGLYHLQDLDRMEREAGSAKRAVVVGGGLIGVEMAEMLRTRGTHVSFLIREGRYMAHAMPKRESRLLEHEIARHHVDLHLRTEPVTFQGKDRVQSVRTSTDVTLMADWVGIATGVRPNIDWLKDAGIDTARGILVDRQMRTSAPDVFAAGDCAEAREPLAGRAAIEPLWYTGRIQGATAGMGLAGSPTPYAPGVFFNSAKFFDIEWQVVGRIAPEPSPEIVDAYTEDETPHGPRLIRLQADTASGALLGVHALGIRLRQSVISDWIARGVSLDDALRDLPLASFDPEFSRAILVPDLSRQSQRIANLG, encoded by the coding sequence ATGCACATCGCAATCGTCGGAAACGGAATCACAGGCGTGACCGCCTCGCGCGTCGTGCGCCGCCGGCATCCCGACTGGCGCATCACGGTGATCAGCGACGAGGCCCCAACGCACTACGCCCGCACGGCGTGGATGTACGTCTATATGGGCCACCTCACCCGCGAGCACACGCAGCCGTACGCCGAGCACTTCTGGACCGACAACCGCATCGAGCGAGTCCACGACCGCGTGACGCACCTCGACGCCAGAGGCAAAACGCTGAGGCTGCAGAAGGGCGGGCCTCTGGCGTGGGACCGGCTTCTCCTCGCGACGGGCTCGATTCCGGCGTTCTACGGCTGGCCGGGGCAAGACTTAGCGGGCATCCAGGGGCTCTACCACCTCCAAGACCTCGATCGGATGGAGCGCGAGGCGGGGAGCGCCAAGCGCGCCGTTGTCGTCGGCGGGGGGCTGATCGGGGTTGAGATGGCGGAGATGCTCAGGACCCGGGGCACGCACGTCAGCTTTTTGATCCGCGAGGGCCGGTACATGGCTCACGCGATGCCAAAGCGCGAGTCGCGTCTTTTGGAGCACGAGATCGCTCGGCACCACGTCGACCTTCACCTCCGCACCGAGCCCGTCACGTTTCAAGGGAAGGACCGTGTTCAAAGCGTCCGCACGTCGACCGACGTCACCCTTATGGCCGACTGGGTGGGCATCGCGACTGGCGTGCGCCCCAACATCGACTGGCTGAAGGATGCCGGGATCGACACCGCCAGAGGCATTCTGGTGGACCGCCAGATGCGCACGTCTGCGCCCGACGTGTTCGCTGCGGGCGATTGCGCCGAGGCGCGCGAGCCTCTGGCCGGCCGCGCGGCGATCGAGCCGCTGTGGTACACCGGCAGGATCCAAGGCGCTACAGCGGGCATGGGCCTCGCGGGGTCGCCGACCCCATACGCGCCCGGGGTGTTTTTCAACTCGGCGAAGTTCTTCGACATCGAGTGGCAGGTGGTGGGCCGCATCGCGCCGGAGCCCTCGCCGGAGATTGTGGACGCCTACACCGAGGACGAGACGCCACACGGGCCGCGGCTTATCCGTCTCCAAGCTGACACCGCCTCTGGCGCGTTGCTCGGCGTCCACGCGCTCGGCATCCGTCTGCGCCAGTCCGTGATCTCGGACTGGATCGCTAGAGGTGTGTCTTTGGACGACGCCCTCCGCGACCTGCCTCTGGCGAGCTTCGATCCCGAGTTCTCGCGCGCGATCCTCGTTCCCGACCTCTCGCGCCAGTCTCAGCGCATCGCCAACCTCGGCTAA
- a CDS encoding TerB family tellurite resistance protein, which yields MFLNEFSHDQRSAFLVLARQIIDADDRLTLPEVESLDRLYAESGLAAEHADAPNAAGDLNFLYPTERSRAVVLVELLLVAFSDGQLHPREESAIQRVAARLQIDQGTWSNILDWSHRYARLAAEAKSFGREKQPALDE from the coding sequence GTGTTTCTCAACGAGTTCTCTCACGATCAGCGCAGCGCGTTCCTCGTGCTCGCCCGCCAGATCATCGACGCAGACGACCGGCTGACGCTCCCCGAAGTGGAGAGCCTGGACCGTCTCTACGCGGAATCCGGCTTGGCGGCGGAGCACGCCGACGCTCCCAACGCGGCGGGGGACCTCAACTTCCTGTACCCCACGGAGCGCTCGCGCGCGGTCGTCCTCGTCGAGCTCTTGCTCGTGGCGTTCTCGGACGGACAGCTCCACCCCCGCGAGGAGAGCGCGATCCAGCGCGTCGCCGCGCGGCTCCAGATCGATCAGGGGACGTGGTCCAACATCTTGGACTGGTCGCACCGGTACGCGCGCCTCGCGGCCGAGGCGAAGTCGTTTGGGCGCGAGAAGCAGCCGGCCTTGGACGAGTAG
- the prmC gene encoding peptide chain release factor N(5)-glutamine methyltransferase yields MTRLEFLTAATERLHASGVEDARRNAEWIVEDVTGASRAGLYASPNAQVGDEERERMEGMVLRRASGEPIQYVLGHADFMTLRLRVAPGVLIPRPETEEVLEAALSAIRECADPWVLDIGTGSGALALGVASERSDATVFAADVSPEALEIASANADELGLDVSFVHADALRPQFADRVPPAFDLILSNPPYVPLAERPSLQREVREHEPGLALFVPDHDPLVFYRAVAGHASGLLRPGGWLVVETHADHGRAVVELFQASGLTETALQQDLSGRDRIARGRMPLASGARG; encoded by the coding sequence ATGACCCGACTCGAATTTCTGACAGCGGCGACGGAGCGGCTCCACGCCTCTGGCGTCGAGGACGCGCGGCGCAACGCGGAATGGATCGTGGAGGACGTGACGGGGGCCTCTCGCGCCGGTCTGTACGCGTCGCCCAACGCACAGGTCGGAGACGAAGAGCGGGAGCGGATGGAAGGCATGGTTTTGCGACGGGCCTCTGGCGAGCCCATCCAGTACGTCCTCGGCCACGCCGATTTTATGACGCTGCGCCTACGCGTGGCGCCCGGCGTGTTGATCCCCCGTCCAGAAACCGAAGAGGTCCTGGAAGCCGCGCTCTCTGCGATTCGGGAATGTGCCGATCCCTGGGTGCTGGACATCGGAACGGGAAGCGGCGCCCTCGCCCTTGGCGTCGCCTCGGAACGCTCGGACGCGACCGTCTTCGCCGCCGACGTATCGCCAGAGGCCCTGGAGATCGCGTCGGCGAACGCGGACGAACTCGGCCTGGATGTGTCGTTCGTGCACGCGGACGCCCTCCGCCCCCAATTCGCCGACCGCGTGCCGCCCGCGTTCGACCTCATCCTCTCCAATCCGCCTTACGTCCCGCTAGCGGAGCGCCCGTCGCTTCAGCGCGAAGTCCGCGAGCACGAACCGGGGCTGGCGCTTTTCGTCCCGGACCACGACCCCCTCGTGTTCTACCGGGCCGTCGCAGGCCACGCCAGCGGCCTCTTGCGTCCGGGGGGATGGTTGGTGGTGGAGACCCACGCCGATCACGGTAGGGCGGTGGTCGAGTTGTTCCAGGCGTCGGGGCTGACCGAAACGGCGCTCCAGCAGGACCTCTCGGGACGCGACCGCATCGCGCGCGGGCGGATGCCGCTCGCCTCTGGCGCCAGAGGCTGA
- a CDS encoding NAD(+)/NADH kinase, giving the protein MAYGITGNPHKDGIWQPIAELTRWLHQRDIDFCLTDEIANGLLSRDLVDQAFCSQYTSADVASGAEVLLSFGGDGTFLRSAHAAGLDGPPILGVNVGRLGFLARVEVNETIAAIEKVDAGETGVEERLALAVEIEGDARGLQGMYPWALNDLVVDKSGTASMIAVEATVDGLALNTYWADGLITATPTGSTAYALSVGGPIVTPQVDGIVLAPIAPHTLTARPIMLPGSCELEIHVTTRDHPYVLAIDGRSGIVQPEEDLVIRVRRASGVVRLVTLPGEDYFKTVRTKLSWGQSAVF; this is encoded by the coding sequence ATGGCGTACGGGATCACCGGCAACCCGCACAAAGACGGCATCTGGCAGCCCATCGCAGAACTCACGCGATGGCTCCACCAGCGCGACATCGATTTCTGCCTCACCGATGAGATTGCAAACGGGCTACTGTCGCGCGACCTGGTGGACCAGGCCTTTTGCTCGCAGTACACCTCGGCCGACGTGGCCTCTGGCGCCGAGGTGCTCTTGTCGTTCGGCGGCGACGGCACGTTTCTCCGTAGCGCGCACGCGGCAGGCCTGGACGGGCCGCCGATCCTCGGCGTGAACGTGGGCCGCCTCGGGTTCCTCGCACGCGTCGAGGTCAACGAGACCATCGCGGCCATCGAGAAGGTGGATGCCGGGGAAACAGGAGTCGAAGAACGTCTCGCGCTCGCCGTGGAGATCGAGGGCGACGCCAGAGGCCTCCAGGGGATGTACCCGTGGGCGCTCAACGATCTCGTTGTGGACAAGTCCGGCACGGCCAGCATGATCGCCGTTGAGGCGACTGTTGACGGGCTCGCGCTCAACACCTACTGGGCGGATGGCCTCATCACCGCCACGCCTACGGGCTCAACGGCGTACGCGCTCTCCGTCGGCGGTCCCATCGTGACCCCGCAGGTCGATGGCATCGTGCTCGCGCCCATCGCGCCGCACACGCTGACGGCGCGGCCCATCATGCTTCCGGGCTCGTGCGAGTTGGAGATCCACGTGACCACGCGCGACCACCCGTACGTCCTCGCCATCGACGGCCGCTCCGGCATCGTGCAGCCGGAGGAGGACCTCGTGATCCGGGTCCGGCGAGCCTCTGGCGTCGTCCGGTTGGTCACGCTTCCTGGCGAGGACTACTTCAAAACGGTCCGCACCAAGCTCTCATGGGGCCAGAGCGCCGTTTTCTAA
- a CDS encoding 3-hydroxyacyl-CoA dehydrogenase/enoyl-CoA hydratase family protein: protein METLTAPTTNGQAASGGPVKPFRTAAVLGAGVMGSQIAAHLANAGLQVTLLDVTPESIGREGAPNSIVEGAFKAATKMNPAPFFTPEAQKRVTLGNFDDDFERIADADWIIEVVVERMDIKRDVMKRIEEHASGDAVISTNTSGLPIGEIAEGRSDDFKSRFIGTHFFNPPRYLKLFEVIPTEDTSPEVTHRVSEFARVHLGKGVVVAKDTPNFIGNRIGVYGMMQALREFESGRFTIEEIDQLTGTLIGHAKSATFRTADVVGLDTLNHVASNLYEAVPDDESRDAFQVPDVLSRLVELKQTGAKAKAGFYKKEGKSILSIDPETMEYREAPESDLDIKAFKKAGDLPARLQALWADDGRAGDFFRRTTLDLSGYAARRIPEITDSPADADRAMRWGFGWEMGPFQIWDALGVDAVRDALKDSDIDVPDWVADVPASGFYRDSESGTPEVWIPASGEYKADPRPSDEWGLTYLKEDKKNTLWENDEAALIDIGDGVALFEFRSKSNSLGQQVMEGLVQAIDKVENDRDLRGMVIGNEGSNFSVGANLGEVAMALAMGQIDQLGPFLEGFQAAIKKVRYSSKPVVTTVHQRVLGGGCEMTMASPNPVASAETYMGLVELGVGLIPAGCGTTFMTARAAELAADSGRPSEVQPFLRQHFEQIATAKVATSATMAREMNMLDDNATIVMNDARRFHVARAKVIALSEMGYLPPAVRNAIPVLGAPGRAQFEIALHQFEAGGYASEYDHYLGSKLAWIMTGGDLSAPAEVHEEYLFELEREVFLSLLGEEKTQARITSILTTNKPLRN, encoded by the coding sequence ATGGAAACCCTCACCGCACCGACCACGAACGGCCAGGCCGCCTCTGGCGGGCCCGTCAAGCCGTTCCGCACCGCCGCCGTCCTCGGCGCGGGCGTCATGGGCAGCCAGATCGCCGCTCACCTCGCCAACGCCGGCTTGCAAGTCACGCTGCTCGACGTCACGCCCGAGTCCATCGGCAGGGAGGGCGCGCCAAACTCCATCGTGGAGGGCGCCTTCAAGGCGGCCACGAAGATGAACCCGGCGCCGTTCTTCACGCCAGAGGCCCAGAAGCGCGTCACGCTCGGCAACTTCGACGACGACTTCGAGCGCATCGCCGACGCCGACTGGATCATCGAGGTCGTGGTCGAGCGCATGGACATCAAGCGCGACGTCATGAAGCGGATCGAGGAGCACGCCTCTGGCGACGCCGTGATCTCGACCAACACGAGCGGCCTGCCCATCGGCGAGATCGCCGAGGGCCGCAGCGACGATTTCAAGAGCCGCTTTATCGGCACGCACTTTTTCAACCCGCCGCGCTACCTCAAGCTCTTCGAGGTGATCCCGACGGAGGACACGTCGCCAGAGGTCACGCATCGCGTGAGTGAGTTCGCGCGCGTCCACCTCGGCAAGGGCGTCGTCGTCGCGAAGGACACGCCGAACTTTATCGGCAACCGGATCGGCGTCTACGGCATGATGCAGGCGCTCCGCGAGTTCGAGAGCGGCCGGTTCACGATTGAGGAGATCGACCAGCTGACGGGCACTCTGATCGGCCACGCCAAGAGCGCCACGTTCCGCACGGCGGACGTTGTCGGACTGGACACGCTCAACCACGTCGCGAGCAACCTTTACGAGGCCGTCCCGGACGACGAGAGCCGCGACGCTTTCCAGGTGCCGGACGTCCTCTCGCGCCTTGTCGAGCTCAAGCAGACCGGCGCGAAGGCGAAGGCTGGCTTCTACAAGAAGGAGGGCAAGAGCATCCTCTCCATCGATCCCGAAACGATGGAGTACCGCGAGGCGCCGGAGAGCGACCTCGACATCAAGGCGTTTAAGAAGGCCGGCGATCTGCCCGCTCGCCTCCAGGCGCTCTGGGCCGACGACGGCCGCGCCGGCGACTTCTTCCGCCGCACCACGCTCGACCTCTCGGGCTACGCGGCTCGCCGCATCCCCGAGATCACCGACTCGCCCGCCGACGCCGACCGCGCCATGCGCTGGGGCTTCGGGTGGGAGATGGGCCCGTTCCAGATCTGGGACGCCCTCGGCGTCGACGCCGTCCGCGACGCGCTCAAGGACTCCGACATTGACGTGCCCGACTGGGTGGCCGACGTTCCCGCCAGCGGCTTCTACCGCGACAGCGAGAGCGGCACGCCAGAGGTCTGGATTCCTGCCTCTGGCGAGTACAAGGCGGACCCGCGTCCAAGCGACGAGTGGGGCCTGACGTACCTCAAGGAGGACAAGAAGAACACGCTCTGGGAGAACGACGAGGCCGCGCTGATCGACATCGGCGATGGCGTCGCGCTGTTCGAGTTCCGCTCCAAGTCCAACTCCCTCGGCCAGCAGGTCATGGAAGGGCTGGTGCAGGCCATCGACAAAGTCGAGAACGACCGCGACCTGCGCGGCATGGTGATCGGCAACGAGGGGTCCAACTTCTCCGTCGGTGCCAACCTCGGCGAGGTCGCGATGGCGCTCGCGATGGGCCAGATCGATCAGTTGGGCCCCTTCCTCGAAGGCTTCCAGGCCGCGATCAAGAAGGTTCGGTACTCCAGCAAGCCCGTCGTGACCACCGTGCATCAGCGCGTGCTGGGTGGCGGTTGCGAGATGACGATGGCGAGCCCCAACCCGGTCGCCTCGGCGGAGACCTACATGGGCCTCGTCGAGCTCGGCGTGGGTCTGATCCCCGCCGGCTGCGGCACGACGTTTATGACGGCTCGCGCTGCTGAGCTCGCCGCCGATAGCGGCCGTCCGAGTGAGGTCCAGCCGTTCCTGCGCCAGCACTTCGAGCAGATCGCGACCGCGAAGGTGGCGACCAGCGCGACGATGGCCCGCGAGATGAACATGCTGGATGACAACGCGACCATCGTGATGAACGACGCGCGCCGCTTCCACGTGGCTCGCGCCAAGGTGATCGCGCTCAGCGAGATGGGCTACCTCCCGCCGGCTGTCCGCAACGCCATCCCCGTTCTCGGCGCCCCCGGGCGCGCGCAGTTCGAGATCGCGCTGCACCAGTTCGAGGCCGGCGGCTACGCCAGCGAGTACGACCACTACCTCGGCAGCAAGCTGGCGTGGATCATGACCGGCGGCGACCTGAGTGCGCCTGCTGAGGTCCACGAAGAGTACCTGTTCGAGCTGGAGCGCGAGGTCTTCCTGTCCCTCCTCGGCGAGGAGAAGACGCAGGCCCGCATCACGAGCATCCTTACGACCAACAAACCGCTTCGGAACTAG
- a CDS encoding acetyl-CoA C-acyltransferase encodes MQINEAYIVSAVRTPVGKANRGALRNVRPEYLGAVAVNGALGASGEIDPALIDDVVLGCAFPEGPQGMNMARAIVQKAGLPNSVPGVTVNRFCSSGVQTIAQAYNSVAMGQADCVVAGGVESMSSVPMGGFYFAPDPTLATDKPGHYASMGITAENVADQFNVSREDQDEFAYHSHRKALEAIESGVFEDEIVPVEVTETLYEDGEAKEHTFTHDTDEGPRAGTSVEALSKLRPAFKIGGSVTAGNSSQMNDAAAATVIMSKKMLDETGATPLARMLGFAVAGVAPEIMGIGPKESIPKVLKQVGLSVDDIGLLELNEAFASQSLAVIREVGLDPARVNVHGGAIALGHPLGCTGAKLTATLLHEMRRQKVQYGIVTMCIGGGMGASAVFENLQM; translated from the coding sequence ATGCAAATCAACGAAGCTTATATCGTCTCCGCCGTTCGCACGCCTGTCGGCAAAGCGAACCGTGGGGCCCTCCGAAACGTCCGGCCCGAGTACCTCGGCGCCGTGGCCGTCAACGGCGCCCTCGGCGCCTCTGGCGAGATCGATCCTGCCCTTATTGACGACGTCGTGCTCGGCTGCGCCTTCCCCGAAGGACCGCAGGGCATGAACATGGCCCGCGCCATCGTCCAGAAAGCCGGGCTGCCTAACAGCGTCCCCGGCGTGACCGTTAACCGGTTCTGCTCCTCTGGCGTGCAGACCATCGCGCAGGCCTACAACTCCGTCGCGATGGGGCAGGCCGACTGCGTCGTCGCCGGCGGCGTCGAGAGCATGTCGAGCGTGCCCATGGGCGGGTTCTACTTCGCGCCCGATCCCACCCTCGCAACCGACAAGCCCGGCCATTACGCCAGCATGGGCATCACGGCCGAGAACGTGGCCGATCAGTTCAACGTCTCGCGAGAGGATCAGGACGAGTTCGCGTACCACTCCCACCGCAAAGCGCTCGAAGCCATCGAGAGCGGCGTGTTCGAGGACGAGATCGTGCCGGTCGAGGTGACCGAGACGCTCTACGAGGACGGAGAGGCCAAGGAGCACACGTTCACGCATGACACCGACGAAGGCCCTCGCGCGGGCACGAGCGTGGAAGCGCTCAGCAAGCTCCGCCCCGCGTTCAAGATCGGCGGCAGCGTGACGGCCGGAAACTCCTCGCAGATGAACGACGCCGCCGCGGCGACCGTCATCATGAGCAAGAAGATGCTGGATGAGACCGGAGCGACGCCTCTGGCGCGGATGCTGGGCTTCGCTGTCGCCGGCGTTGCGCCCGAGATCATGGGCATCGGCCCGAAAGAGTCCATCCCCAAGGTGCTCAAGCAGGTCGGCCTGAGCGTGGACGACATCGGCCTCTTAGAGCTCAACGAGGCGTTTGCGAGCCAGTCTCTCGCCGTTATCCGCGAGGTGGGTCTTGACCCGGCGCGCGTCAACGTCCACGGCGGTGCCATCGCGCTTGGGCACCCGCTCGGGTGCACCGGCGCTAAGCTCACCGCGACGCTGCTCCACGAGATGCGCCGTCAGAAGGTGCAGTACGGCATCGTGACCATGTGCATCGGTGGCGGCATGGGTGCGAGCGCCGTCTTCGAGAACCTCCAGATGTAG
- a CDS encoding SDR family NAD(P)-dependent oxidoreductase — translation MHEFYRDTTVLLTGASSGIGLEMARQLVPLGARVLLVARRESELQDLARSLGPQTAVFAADLQPSGAADDLADRVGAAGETVDVLINNAGFGLAGPFLQHASGASGMTELNVTALTQLTARFAPGMAERGTGGILNVASLGGFMPVPRMAVYAATKAYVLSFTDALHHELRASGVHVSSLCPGPVRTGFAERAAMDDAFFSGAQPVEAVAKAGLQALARNRRRVVPGLLTKLQAFAPRVVPPGPGLRLTEWFSSKA, via the coding sequence GTGCACGAATTCTACCGCGACACGACCGTTCTACTGACTGGCGCGTCCTCCGGGATTGGCCTGGAGATGGCGCGGCAACTCGTCCCTCTCGGGGCCCGCGTGCTCCTCGTAGCCCGGCGAGAATCAGAACTACAGGATCTCGCGCGTAGCCTCGGACCACAAACGGCCGTGTTCGCGGCGGACCTCCAGCCCTCTGGCGCGGCCGACGATCTGGCCGACCGCGTCGGCGCGGCGGGCGAGACAGTCGACGTGTTGATCAACAACGCGGGGTTCGGCCTGGCCGGACCGTTTCTACAGCACGCCTCTGGCGCCAGTGGCATGACCGAGCTCAACGTGACGGCGCTCACGCAACTGACGGCGCGATTTGCGCCCGGTATGGCCGAGCGGGGCACCGGCGGCATCCTCAACGTGGCGAGCCTCGGGGGATTTATGCCCGTCCCACGCATGGCTGTGTACGCCGCGACGAAAGCCTACGTGCTCTCCTTCACGGATGCGCTGCACCACGAACTCCGCGCCTCTGGCGTCCACGTCTCCTCGCTCTGCCCCGGCCCGGTACGAACGGGGTTCGCCGAGCGGGCCGCAATGGACGACGCCTTTTTCAGCGGCGCACAGCCGGTAGAGGCGGTGGCGAAGGCGGGGTTGCAGGCCCTCGCGCGTAACAGGCGCCGCGTGGTACCGGGGCTGCTCACCAAGCTCCAGGCCTTCGCGCCGCGCGTGGTCCCGCCGGGTCCCGGCCTCCGCCTGACGGAGTGGTTCTCCAGCAAAGCCTGA
- a CDS encoding mechanosensitive ion channel family protein, translating into MQTAAQTDTTGAAAAAQAAAAEPKSLSGTFVDLVDKVEGWGRDIVLLLPNLVIAILIVIAAAFVARVVRGGVRKVMERVTNHAPQAKNVANLIATLAYVVVLAAGTFIALGTLGADDVVTTLLAGAGVVGLALGFAFQDIASNFIAGVLMAVRNPFVVGQIVETNGYMGTVKELTLRSTLIETFQGQTVIIPNAKVFQEPIVNFSATRHRRVDLGCGVGYGDDLEKAERVALEAIEGLDVRNTSRPVQLYYNEFGDSSINFTLRFWVDFSKQTDFLDAQSQAIKALKVAFDQNEITIPFPIRTLDFGPNGGVALSEMQLNTSRGDA; encoded by the coding sequence ATGCAGACCGCCGCTCAGACTGACACCACCGGAGCCGCAGCCGCCGCGCAAGCGGCCGCCGCAGAGCCGAAAAGCCTTAGCGGCACGTTTGTAGACCTGGTCGACAAGGTGGAAGGCTGGGGGCGGGACATCGTCCTGCTGCTGCCGAACTTGGTGATCGCCATCTTGATCGTGATCGCTGCGGCGTTCGTGGCAAGGGTGGTCCGAGGCGGCGTAAGGAAGGTGATGGAGCGGGTGACGAACCACGCACCCCAGGCCAAGAATGTCGCCAACCTGATCGCGACGCTGGCTTACGTGGTCGTCCTCGCGGCCGGCACGTTTATCGCGCTGGGCACGCTTGGCGCCGACGATGTGGTGACCACCCTCCTCGCCGGCGCAGGCGTTGTGGGGCTGGCGCTCGGCTTCGCGTTCCAGGACATCGCCTCTAACTTCATCGCGGGCGTCCTCATGGCCGTGCGCAACCCTTTCGTGGTCGGGCAGATCGTGGAGACCAACGGGTACATGGGCACGGTCAAGGAGCTCACGCTTCGGAGCACGCTGATCGAGACGTTTCAGGGGCAGACCGTCATCATCCCGAACGCGAAGGTGTTTCAGGAACCCATCGTCAACTTCTCCGCAACCCGGCATCGCCGCGTCGACCTCGGGTGCGGCGTTGGATACGGAGATGACCTGGAGAAAGCCGAGCGCGTCGCGCTCGAAGCCATCGAGGGGCTCGACGTCCGTAACACGAGCCGCCCGGTCCAGCTGTACTACAACGAGTTCGGCGACTCCTCGATCAACTTCACGCTGCGGTTCTGGGTCGACTTCTCGAAGCAGACGGACTTCCTGGACGCGCAGAGCCAAGCGATCAAGGCGCTGAAGGTGGCGTTCGACCAAAACGAGATCACCATCCCGTTCCCGATCCGCACGCTCGATTTCGGTCCCAACGGAGGGGTCGCGCTCAGCGAGATGCAACTCAACACCTCACGCGGAGACGCATGA
- a CDS encoding phosphoglucomutase/phosphomannomutase family protein, whose translation MSDIRFGTDGWRAVIGDAFTLENLTRVALGTAKWLHSQSDAPSVVIGYDTRFLGADFSRHVARIFATEGIRVRLADSFVTTPAVSWATQEEGHTAGIVITASHNPPEYSGFKIKASFGGPATPDMIRAVEAEIPASGETYEASAYDDFVASGLIETFDLRGGYVDLLRQRLDLEAIKEAGVRVAYDAMYGAGQGIVAELLGTPRTVELHHDVNPGMHGQAPEPIERNLAELMEAVPAQNCTMGLATDGDADRIGLVDEEGVYVDSHKILALLVKYLHQEKGMSGSVVKTFSTTDMLAKMGKAYRLDVDTTPIGFKYIAPKIVEGDVLVGGEESGGIAVKGHVPERDGLFIGLTVLEMIVKRERALSGLVRELMDEFGPHYQARSDLHTTPERKEAVLAELSTKGLPQVDGADVVSTEDLDGFKFRTDSGWLMFRPSGTEPVLRIYSEAESQEKAEAMVASGVAFVENG comes from the coding sequence ATGTCCGACATTCGGTTCGGAACCGACGGCTGGCGCGCCGTCATTGGAGACGCCTTCACGCTAGAAAACCTCACCCGCGTTGCCCTCGGCACCGCGAAGTGGCTCCACTCCCAGTCCGACGCTCCCAGCGTCGTTATCGGGTACGACACTCGGTTTCTGGGCGCTGATTTCTCCCGTCACGTCGCGCGCATTTTCGCGACGGAGGGCATCCGCGTCCGCCTCGCGGATTCGTTCGTCACCACGCCCGCAGTCAGCTGGGCCACGCAAGAGGAAGGCCACACGGCGGGCATCGTTATCACCGCGAGCCACAACCCGCCGGAGTACAGCGGTTTCAAGATCAAGGCCTCCTTTGGCGGCCCCGCGACGCCCGACATGATCCGCGCCGTTGAGGCCGAGATCCCGGCCTCTGGCGAGACGTACGAAGCCTCGGCGTACGACGATTTCGTAGCCAGCGGCCTCATCGAGACCTTCGACCTCCGCGGCGGATACGTAGACCTCCTCCGCCAGAGGCTGGACCTGGAAGCCATCAAAGAGGCTGGCGTCCGCGTCGCGTACGACGCGATGTACGGCGCCGGTCAGGGCATCGTCGCCGAGCTCCTCGGCACGCCTCGAACGGTCGAGCTGCATCACGACGTGAACCCGGGGATGCACGGCCAGGCGCCCGAGCCCATCGAGCGCAACCTCGCTGAGCTGATGGAGGCCGTGCCCGCGCAGAACTGCACGATGGGCCTCGCGACCGACGGCGACGCCGACCGGATCGGGCTCGTGGACGAGGAGGGCGTGTACGTGGACTCCCACAAGATTCTGGCGTTGCTGGTGAAGTACCTGCACCAGGAAAAGGGGATGAGCGGCTCCGTTGTCAAAACGTTCTCCACCACGGACATGCTCGCCAAGATGGGGAAGGCGTATCGGCTCGATGTGGACACGACTCCCATCGGGTTCAAGTACATCGCGCCTAAAATCGTCGAGGGGGACGTGCTGGTCGGTGGCGAGGAGTCGGGCGGGATCGCCGTCAAGGGCCACGTCCCAGAGCGCGACGGCCTCTTTATCGGCCTCACGGTTTTGGAGATGATCGTCAAGCGCGAGCGCGCGCTTTCCGGCTTGGTCCGCGAGCTCATGGACGAGTTCGGCCCGCATTACCAAGCCCGCTCCGATCTCCACACCACGCCCGAACGCAAGGAGGCCGTACTCGCGGAGCTGAGCACTAAGGGGCTCCCCCAAGTGGACGGCGCCGACGTGGTCTCGACCGAGGATCTGGACGGCTTCAAGTTCCGCACCGACAGCGGCTGGCTCATGTTCAGGCCTTCGGGGACAGAGCCCGTCCTTCGGATCTACTCCGAGGCCGAGTCGCAGGAGAAGGCGGAGGCGATGGTGGCCTCTGGCGTCGCGTTCGTGGAAAACGGATAG